The following nucleotide sequence is from Arvicanthis niloticus isolate mArvNil1 chromosome 25, mArvNil1.pat.X, whole genome shotgun sequence.
GCCTTTTCATTGATGAGGGCTggggaataaaaacaaagatgtttATATTTACCCAGAAGTGTGCGTGGCAGTTGACCATCATGGTTCTCTCAATGAGCTCATCAGGACATTCCAGAAGGTGATGTCCAGAAACCACACCAGCATTATTGACCAGGACCGAGACCTCGCCAACCTCCTTGCGGACCCTTTCAGCTGTCAGGTAGACATTCTCTCTTTTCCCCACGTCACAAGTGTAGGTAAAAACCTGCAAGTTACATGGGGGCAGGATTTCCTCCTCACCGTTCCCAGCTGCCTCGGAAGTCCAGATGAAGGGGGAATGCAAGAAAGAAGGGGTGCAGAAAGTGAGCTACAAGGCAGTCAGTAGGACAAAAATCATACAAAGCAAAATACTACAGTGAGCTTCAAATTTCTAACACTGTAATGCTTGCCAATAATTCAGCTTACAGCTGCCTTCCTCCCCTGAAAGTCTTTGGGAATTACAGCAATTTACTGGACAACCTTGCTTAGGGGAAAGTCATGTAATTGTGGCAAGTCCAATACAAGTAGACCACATGGGATCAGCTTGCTGGAGCTAGACACCTGCAAAGAACTGATCTCAGCCCAGAGAATAACACACATTACACATTCCTGTTtgcagatgggggtggggaggaagctgGTGGCTAGAGAGAGCTCTACCCTCAAAACAAAAATTCACTTTAAGGCTCACAAATCCAAACTGTAAGCAACAATCTGAACTCATTTAAAGCCAAGGAATGAAGAAACAGTTTCTAATGAAAGAATGCAGGTCACTGGTTTAATTTTAAACTTATTCCCCTAAGAATTAATGTCACAGATGAAGTTTAGAGGTTAATAATATGCAAGTGCACCACATTAAGAGTCCAAACAGCATCAGAATCAAAATCCCTTCCCCAAAGCATTGCTTTCCTTTAGGGTTGGGCAGGGagcaaaaatgaacaaatttGTTGCCTCTCCACAGTAGCTTTGAAAATGTAACATTCATAAAAAACACAGCTTCCGGTAAGTTTGGTAACAAATGACAGGCATATAGGAGAGTGGAGCCCAAGTCAATCTAACCATCAATTTTCCTAGACCAATATCTATAGTGGATCATGATCTCCACTTAGGCTTTTAAAAAGTTTCAGACGCAAACTAATAATTTGTTAAGCACATAAGATGCAGATTGGGGTGCCTCTGAAAATGCGAGACTTTTACAAAAGGCAGAAACCATTGAGGCACTTTCTCATGAGGAAGGAAAGCACTCTCACTTACTCAGGGTTGGTAACTAAAGCCCTTACTTAAGGCTGGGGAAACAATGTAATTATTTTCCAGGAGCTAAAGACCTCACAGAAACAGGTAACTGCTTCAGTCCACTATGGAAACAACTTCCCAAAGACTCTCCCATCATGCCACATGCAAGTCAGACTGAGAAATTGCTTTCGGATCCAAACCTGTGCAAGTTCCTTCCCCCTGTCTTACACTACTCAAAGAGTTTTAGGAAACCCCAGCTTGGGGCCAAAGAAATGAAATCTGTTTGGCTCGCTTTCAGTCTTCTAACACAGAAAATCATGCTCTCTTATCAAGGGGGCAAATTCCACTCGCCTCCCAGAAGACCAGCGGGGGTGTTCCTTTCGTGGAGAGCGACGCTGCCCCATGACAGTGGGCAGTGGAGACCCTCCGGGGTGGGGAGATGTTTGACCCAACAATGCACAGGCAGTTAGTTACCTTGCAGAGCCGCGGCGTCGGCCGCCTCCAGGTCCCGGTAGATGTGGCGAACCATGCCTGCGGTCTCCTCATTGCTCTGCGTGTTGATGTCCCAGAGAACCAGCAGCGCCCGGCGCCGAGCAAACTCCAGAGCAAAGAGGCGGCCCAGGCCGCTGCCCGCGCCCGTGATGAGGCACACCTGGCCGGCCACGCTCTTCTCCTTGGGCCGCACCAGCCAGCGCGCCGCGGCCAGCACGAACGCCCACAGCACTTTGAAAGTGACCACGAAGAACTCCACCACGATGTTCATCGCGACGCCTCGGGCCCCGCACGAGCCCAGCACCGTGTCCTCACCCTCCCCGCGCCAGACAGCCCAGCTCCTGGCCCCGGGGGCGCTTGTCACCGCGATCCGGACGCGAAGGCTGCGCCCGGAGTCCGCCCCCGAGGTGCTGCGGGGCTGAAGTGCGCGGGGGCCAGTCCCGCCCGGGCTCGGCGCAGTGGCCACGGGCTGTgcctgccgctgctgctgctgctgctgcctcccggCCCGGCGCCTCCTGCTGGCGGCCGCCTGCTTGTCCCGCA
It contains:
- the Rdh10 gene encoding retinol dehydrogenase 10 — protein: MNIVVEFFVVTFKVLWAFVLAAARWLVRPKEKSVAGQVCLITGAGSGLGRLFALEFARRRALLVLWDINTQSNEETAGMVRHIYRDLEAADAAALQAGNGEEEILPPCNLQVFTYTCDVGKRENVYLTAERVRKEVGEVSVLVNNAGVVSGHHLLECPDELIERTMMVNCHAHFWTTKAFLPTMLEINHGHIVTVASSLGLFSTAGVEDYCASKFGVVGFHESLSHELKAAEKDGIKTTLVCPYLVDTGMFRGCRIRKEIEPFLPPLKPDYCVKQAMKAILTDQPMICTPRLMYIVTFMKSILPFEAVVCMYRFLGADKCMYPFIAQRKQATNNNEAKNGI